A region of Odocoileus virginianus isolate 20LAN1187 ecotype Illinois chromosome 11, Ovbor_1.2, whole genome shotgun sequence DNA encodes the following proteins:
- the PARP1 gene encoding poly [ADP-ribose] polymerase 1 yields MAESSDKVYRVEYAKSGRAACKKCKESIPKDSIRMAFMVQSPMFDGKIPHWHHLSCFWKVGHSIWHPDVEVDGFSELRWDDQQKIKKMAETGGATDVSGKGQDGVGSKTEKTLIDFGAGYAKSNRSTCKSCMEKIEKGQVRLSKKVVYPDKPQLGMVDCWYHPKCFVQKREELGFRPEFSASQLMGFSCLTAEDQEALKKQLPEIKGERKRKGDEVDGMDEVAKKKSKKEKDKEIKLEKALKAQNDLIWNVKDELKKACSTNDLKELLISNKQQVPSGESAILDRVADGLVFGALLPCEECSGQLVFKGDAYYCTGDVTAWTKCMVKTQTPNRKEWVTPKEFREISYFKKLKIKKQDRIFPPESSAPVGVAPPPSAASAPAAVHSGPPDKPLSNMKILTLGKLSQNKDEVKATIEKLGGKLTGTANKASLCISTKKEVDKMNKKMEEVKEANIRVVSEDFLQDISASTKNLQELLSTHLLSPWGAEVKVEPVETVAPRGKSGAAPSKKSKGPAKEEGTNKSEKRMKLTLKGGAAVDPDSGLEHNAHVLEKGGKVFSATLGLVDIVKGTNSYYKLQLLEDDKESRYWIFRSWGRVGTVIGSNKLEQMPSKEDAIEHFMKLYEEKTGNAWHSKNFTKHPKKFYPLEIDYGQDEEAVKKLTVNPGTKSKLPKPVQNLIKMIFDVESMKKAMVEYEIDLQKMPLGKLSKRQIQAAYSILSEVQQALSQGSSDSHILDLSNRFYTLIPHDFGMKKPPLLNNADSVQAKVEMLDNLLDIEVAYSLLRGGSDDSSKDPIDVNYEKLKTDIKVVDKDSEEAEIIRKYVKNTHATTHNAYDLEVVDIFKIEREGESQRYKPFKQLHNRRLLWHGSRTTNFAGILSQGLRIAPPEAPVTGYMFGKGIYFADMVSKSANYCHTSQGDPIGLILLGEVALGNMYELKHASHISKLPKGKHSVKGLGKTTPDPSASITMDGVEVPLGTGISSGVNDTCLLYNEYIVYDIAQVHLKYLLKLKFNFKTSLW; encoded by the exons TCGCCCATGTTCGATGGGAAAATCCCGCACTGGCACCACCTCTCCTGCTTCTGGAAGGTCGGCCACTCCATCTGGCACCCTGATGTCGAGGTGGATGGGTTCTCCGAGCTCCGCTGGGATGACCAGCAGAAGATCAAGAAGATGGCCGAGACTGGAGGAGCGACAG ATGTTTCAGGCAAAGGCCAAGATGGAGTTGGCAGCAAGACCGAGAAGACACTGATTGACTTTGGGGCTGGGTACGCCAAATCCAACAGAAGCACGTGCAAGAGCTGCATGGAGAAGATAGAAAAG GGCCAGGTGCGCCTGTCCAAGAAGGTGGTGTACCCTGATAAGCCCCAGCTGGGCATGGTTGACTGCTGGTACCACCCAAAGTGTTTTGTTCAGAAACGGGAGGAGCTGGGCTTCCGTCCCGAGTTCAGCGCAAGCCAGCTCATGGGCTTCAGCTGCCTCACTGCAGAGGACCAAGAAGCCCTCAAGAAGCAGCTCCCGGAAATCAAGGGTGAAAG aaagagaaaaggcgaTGAGGTGGATGGAATGGATGAAGTGGCCaagaagaaatctaaaaaagaaaaagacaaggagaTTAAACTTGAAAAGGCCCTCAAG GCCCAGAATGACCTGATCTGGAACGTCAAGGACGAGCTAAAGAAAGCGTGCTCGACAAACGACCTGAAAGAGCTGCTCATCTCCAACAAGCAGCAAGTGCCCTCCGGGGAGTCGGCG ATCTTGGACCGAGTGGCTGACGGTTTGGTGTTTGGCGCCCTCCTTCCATGCGAGGAATGCTCAGGCCAGCTGGTCTTCAAGGGCGACGCCTATTACTGTACTGGCGATGTAACTGCCTGGACCAAGTGTATGGTCAAGACACAGACACCCAACCGGAAGGAGTGGGTGACCCCAAAG GAATTCCGAGAAATCTCTTACTTCAAGAAACTGAAGATCAAAAAGCAGGACCGTATATTCCCCCCAGAGAGCAGCGCCCCAGTGGGGGTGGCACCCCCGCCCTCCGCAGCTTCAGCGCCTGCTGCTGTGCACTCCGGCCCCCCAG ACAAGCCATTATCCAACATGAAGATCCTGACTCTTGGGAAACTCTCCCAGAACAAGGATGAAGTGAAGGCCACGATCGAGAAACTCGGGGGGAAATTGACAGGGACGGCCAACAAGGCCTCCCTGTGTATCAGCACCAAAA AGGAGGTGGACAAGATGAATAAAAAGATGGAGGAAGTAAAAGAAGCCAACATCCGCGTGGTGTCTGAGGACTTCCTCCAGGACATCTCCGCCTCCACCAAAAACCTTCAGGAGTTGCTCTCCACCCACCTCTTGTCGCCCTGGGGGGCCGAGGTGAAAGTGGAGCCTGTTGAAACAGTGGCCCCGAGAGGGAAGTCAGGGGCCGCGCCCTCCAAGAAGAGCAAGGGCCCCGCCAAGGAGGAAG GTACCAACAAATCTGAAAAGAGGATGAAGTTAACTCTTAAAGGAGGAGCAGCCGTTGACCCTGATTCAG GTCTGGAACACAACGCACACGTCCTTGAGAAAGGCGGGAAGGTCTTCAGCGCCACCCTCGGGCTCGTGGACATCGTCAAAGGGACCAACTCGTATTACAAGCTGCAGCTCCTGGAGGATGACAAAGAGAGCAG GTACTGGATATTCAGGTCCTGGGGCCGTGTGGGCACGGTGATTGGTAGTAACAAACTGGAGCAGATGCCATCCAAGGAGGATGCCATTGAgcattttatgaaattatatgAAGAGAAAACCGGAAATGCCTGGCACTCCAAAAACTTTACGAAGCATCCCAAAAAGTTCTACCCTCTGGAGATTGACTATGGCCAG GATGAAGAGGCGGTGAAGAAGTTGACAGTAAACCCTGGCACCAAGTCCAAGCTCCCCAAGCCAGTGCAGAACCTCATTAAAATGATCTTTGATGTGGAAAGTATGAAGAAAGCCATGGTGGAGTATGAG ATTGACCTTCAGAAGATGCCCCTGGGGAAGCTGAGCAAAAGGCAGATCCAGGCTGCGTACTCCATCCTCAGCGAGGTCCAGCAG GCACTGTCCCAGGGCAGCAGTGACTCTCACATCTTGGATCTCTCCAACCGCTTCTACACCCTGATCCCCCACGACTTCGGGATGAAGAAGCCCCCACTCCTGAACAATGCAGACAGCGTGCAG GCCAAGGTGGAAATGCTGGACAACCTGCTGGACATTGAGGTGGCCTACAGTCTACTCAGGGGCGGTTCCGATGACAGCAGCAAGGACCCCATTGATGTCAACTATGAGAAGCTCAAAACTGACATTAAG GTTGTGGACAAAGATTCCGAAGAAGCCGAGATCATTAGGAAGTATGTGAAGAACACTCACGCGACCACACACAATGCGTACGACTTGGAAGTCGTCGAC ATCTTTAAGATAGAGCGCGAAGGGGAGAGCCAGCGTTACAAGCCATTTAAGCAGCTGCATAACCGGAGGCTCCTGTGGCACGGGTCCAGGACCACCAACTTCGCAGGCATCCTGTCCCAGGGTCTCCGGATAGCCCCACCTGAAGCGCCTGTG ACAGGCTACATGTTTGGTAAGGGGATCTATTTCGCTGACATGGTCTCCAAGAGTGCCAACTACTGCCACACATCCCAAGGAGACCCAATAGGCTTGATCCTGTTGGGAGAAGTTGCCCTTGGAAACAT GTATGAACTGAAACACGCTTCGCATATCAGCAAGTTACCCAAGGGCAAGCACAGTGTCAAAG GTTTAGGCAAAACTACCCCTGACCCATCGGCTAGTATTACTATGGATGGTGTGGAGGTGCCTCTCGGGACAGGGATTTCATCCGGTGTTAATGACACCTGTCTGCTATATAACGA GTACATCGTCTATGACATTGCTCAGGTCCATCTGAAGTacctgctgaagctgaagttcaactTTAAGACATCCCTGTGGTGA